The Atribacteraceae bacterium genome includes the window TAGCGATCGTAGCGGGTGCGCTCACCACGATCAATACCATGACGATGGCGGTTTTTGAGCGAAAAAAAGACATTGGGCTTTTGCGCTCCATTGGAGCGACCAAGAAAGAGATATTTAAAATGTTCATCCTCGAATCGCTTCTTCTGTCCCTGGTGGCGGGGATACTGGGGGCGCTGTTGAGCTACGTTTTTTTGAACTTTTTTCCCATAACCCAGTTCATCGGTATCCAGTACCGCCCGCACTTTTCGGTGCAATATGTACTGATCGCCCTGATCGTGGCCTGCGCAGTAGGTTCCGTCGCGGGACTCTACCCGGCCTGGAGTGCTGCCAGCACGGCGCCGATCAAGGCCTTGAGGGAACTATGATGATCGAACTCATTAATGTGTCGAAGATATATGGTGAAGGAAAAACCGAGTTTTTGTCCCTGAGAAATATCAATTTGAAAATCGGGAAGGGAGACTTTATCTCCATCGTCGGTCCTTCAGGCTCTGGGAAGTCCACCCTCTTGCACATTTTGGGTTGTCTGGACCAACCCTCGCAGGGAGATGTCCTCATCGACGGGAAACACGTCGAAAGCCTAAGCGACAATGAATTGACTATGATCAGAAGGAAAAGGATAGGCTTTGTTTTTCAACAGTATTATCTGAACGACAGCATGAACGCCTTACAAAATGTCCTACTACCCCTGGAATTGAACCGGGACAGGAACAAGAAAGAAAAGGCGGTCCGGTTGCTGAACCTGGTCGGACTGAAAGACAAGGTGAATAATTATCCCGCGGAGATGTCTGGCGGTGAGCAGCAAAGAGTGGTCATCGCCAGAGCGCTGGCGAACAGTCCCGAATTGATCCTGGCCGACGAACCGACGGGAAATCTGGATTCGTGCGCCGGCAACAACATATTGAATTTGTTGAAAGAGCTGAATGAAAAAACCGGTGTCGCCCTGGTGATTGTGACCCATGATGAAAAGATAGCGAACACTGCCGTAAAACAGATCAGAATAATGGATGGAGTGATCTTATGAAAATCAAAATCGGGATTGTCCTGACAATCGTCACAGTCTTGTTTTTAGTCAGCTGGTATGTACTGTCCGCCGGAGAAGAAAAAACGACCGTGGCCTTATCCGGCGTATTACCGATCACTATCGAGGAATTGATGGAAAACAGCGTGGAATACGAAGGAAAGGAGGTTGGAATAAG containing:
- a CDS encoding ABC transporter ATP-binding protein → MMIELINVSKIYGEGKTEFLSLRNINLKIGKGDFISIVGPSGSGKSTLLHILGCLDQPSQGDVLIDGKHVESLSDNELTMIRRKRIGFVFQQYYLNDSMNALQNVLLPLELNRDRNKKEKAVRLLNLVGLKDKVNNYPAEMSGGEQQRVVIARALANSPELILADEPTGNLDSCAGNNILNLLKELNEKTGVALVIVTHDEKIANTAVKQIRIMDGVIL